One Kitasatospora sp. NBC_01287 DNA window includes the following coding sequences:
- a CDS encoding ABC transporter family substrate-binding protein produces MDATTRRGRTRPHATRARAARSLVVATALAMVITGCSSGSSKSGGAAPQSAVPQLSASDINAQPVSALKQGGELRGWLEQWIDQWNPLQVDGTYGDSVEIMKMVEPLLFRIDASGKFQPVPDFLQSATVVSTSPQVVLYKLNPKAHWSDGKPLGYLDFKAVWQADNGSNPAFNAASTNGYNQISDVSQGDDPSQVKVTFSTPYADWQSLFYPLLPAAGISTPDQFNKGWIDQIPITGGAFKLGAQDKSAQTITVVPDPNWWGDKPVLDKFTYRVLSQSAVTQAFLNNEIDYASAGRADAYSQLKADKDAVIRTAGPWDEVHISFGSNGALADQSVRQALGKAIDRTSLIKVMSQGVPVTFPELNNHIFMTNQAGYQDNSGEWGKFDPAAAEQLLTKAGWQDAGAGKPRTKDGQALELHFIVAAGSSQQTLDMASAVQNMLGQVGVKLDVDKVPDNDLDEKYINVGKFDLATWRNTGSFPPSLVIPFYQQPSGDNVYENYSKLSTPEIDSLLKQAASTLDPTAAAKLYNQADAKIWELGHTLEIYQRPTVGAYRKGLANYGASGLADFDYTKVGWQK; encoded by the coding sequence ATGGATGCCACCACGCGGCGCGGCCGCACCCGTCCCCACGCCACGAGAGCGCGGGCCGCCCGCTCGCTGGTCGTGGCCACCGCGCTCGCGATGGTGATCACCGGCTGCAGCTCCGGCTCCTCGAAGTCGGGCGGCGCCGCGCCGCAGAGCGCGGTGCCCCAGCTCAGCGCCTCCGACATCAACGCGCAGCCGGTGAGTGCCCTCAAGCAGGGCGGCGAGCTGCGCGGTTGGTTGGAGCAGTGGATCGACCAGTGGAACCCGCTGCAGGTGGACGGCACCTACGGCGACTCGGTGGAGATCATGAAGATGGTCGAGCCGCTGCTCTTCCGGATCGACGCCAGTGGCAAGTTCCAGCCGGTCCCCGACTTCCTGCAGTCCGCGACGGTGGTCTCCACCTCGCCGCAGGTGGTGCTCTACAAGCTCAACCCCAAGGCGCACTGGTCGGACGGCAAGCCGCTCGGCTACCTGGACTTCAAGGCGGTCTGGCAGGCGGACAACGGCAGCAACCCGGCCTTCAACGCGGCCAGCACCAACGGCTACAACCAGATCAGCGACGTCTCGCAGGGCGACGACCCGAGCCAGGTCAAGGTCACCTTCTCGACCCCGTACGCCGACTGGCAGAGCCTCTTCTACCCGCTGCTGCCGGCCGCCGGGATCTCCACGCCGGACCAGTTCAACAAGGGCTGGATCGACCAGATCCCGATCACCGGTGGGGCCTTCAAGCTGGGCGCGCAGGACAAGTCGGCGCAGACCATCACCGTCGTGCCGGACCCCAACTGGTGGGGCGACAAGCCGGTGCTGGACAAGTTCACCTACCGGGTGCTCTCCCAGTCCGCGGTCACCCAGGCGTTCCTGAACAACGAGATCGACTACGCCAGCGCGGGTCGCGCCGACGCCTACAGCCAGCTGAAGGCCGACAAGGACGCGGTGATCCGCACCGCCGGCCCGTGGGACGAGGTGCACATCTCCTTCGGCTCCAACGGCGCGCTGGCCGACCAGAGCGTGCGCCAGGCGCTGGGCAAGGCGATCGACCGCACCTCGCTGATCAAGGTGATGAGCCAGGGCGTGCCGGTCACCTTCCCGGAGCTGAACAACCACATCTTCATGACCAACCAGGCCGGCTACCAGGACAACTCCGGCGAGTGGGGCAAGTTCGACCCGGCGGCGGCCGAGCAGCTGCTCACCAAGGCGGGCTGGCAGGACGCGGGGGCGGGCAAGCCGCGCACCAAGGACGGCCAAGCGCTGGAGCTGCACTTCATCGTCGCGGCGGGGTCCTCGCAGCAGACCCTCGACATGGCCAGTGCCGTGCAGAACATGCTCGGCCAGGTCGGCGTGAAGCTGGACGTCGACAAGGTGCCGGACAACGACCTGGACGAGAAGTACATCAACGTCGGCAAGTTCGACCTGGCGACCTGGCGCAACACCGGGTCCTTCCCGCCCTCGCTGGTCATCCCGTTCTACCAGCAGCCCAGCGGTGACAACGTCTACGAGAACTACTCGAAGCTGAGCACCCCGGAGATCGACAGCCTGCTGAAGCAGGCGGCCTCGACGCTCGACCCGACGGCCGCCGCCAAGCTCTACAACCAGGCGGACGCCAAGATCTGGGAGCTCGGCCACACCCTGGAGATCTACCAGCGCCCGACGGTGGGCGCCTACCGCAAGGGGTTGGCCAACTACGGCGCCTCCGGACTGGCGGACTTCGACTACACCAAGGTGGGCTGGCAGAAGTAG
- a CDS encoding low temperature requirement protein A: MTAGPEAVDPAAGGADPVVRRMVPRSRSEAHRTATSLELFFDLCFVVAVAQAGRQLAIALGEGHLRVALVGYLFAFFAVWWAWMNFTWFASAYDCDDVPYRVTTLVQITGALILAAGIPRLFQDRDFTLGVLGYVVMRLAQVTQWLRAARGESGAARTMARRYAGGIALVQLGWVLVLLLPSAAIVWVMPLGVIAELSVPAFAERQAQSPWHPHHIAERYGLFTLIVLGETVSAATVAVQSAVDEHEALGTLVPLAIGGILLCFAAWWIYFAAPIHEHLRSNRQAFLWGYGHYLIFGSAAAIGAGLEVAVESAVGVAHISAVAATAAVTVPAALYLVTVWALHSRHSKTGAAQWVLPVAAVVVLACTALGASGVLAAGLVGAGTVAVGVWLHSRE; this comes from the coding sequence ATGACCGCAGGACCCGAAGCCGTCGACCCGGCCGCAGGCGGCGCCGACCCCGTGGTGCGGCGGATGGTGCCGCGCAGCCGGAGCGAGGCGCACCGCACGGCGACCTCGCTGGAACTCTTCTTCGACCTCTGCTTCGTGGTCGCCGTCGCCCAGGCCGGGCGGCAGCTGGCCATCGCGCTCGGCGAGGGGCACCTGCGGGTCGCGCTGGTCGGCTACCTGTTCGCGTTCTTCGCGGTCTGGTGGGCGTGGATGAACTTCACCTGGTTCGCCTCCGCCTACGACTGCGACGACGTGCCGTACCGGGTCACCACGCTGGTGCAGATCACCGGTGCGCTGATCCTGGCGGCCGGGATCCCACGGCTCTTCCAGGACCGCGACTTCACCCTCGGCGTGCTCGGCTACGTGGTGATGCGCCTGGCTCAGGTCACCCAGTGGCTGCGGGCCGCGCGCGGCGAGAGCGGCGCGGCCCGCACGATGGCGCGCCGCTACGCCGGCGGGATCGCGCTGGTGCAACTGGGCTGGGTGCTGGTGCTGCTGCTGCCGAGCGCGGCGATCGTGTGGGTGATGCCGCTGGGGGTGATCGCCGAGCTGTCGGTGCCGGCCTTCGCCGAGCGCCAGGCGCAGAGCCCCTGGCACCCGCACCACATCGCCGAGCGCTACGGGCTGTTCACCCTGATCGTGCTCGGCGAGACGGTCTCGGCCGCCACCGTCGCGGTGCAGAGCGCGGTGGACGAGCACGAGGCGCTGGGCACGCTGGTGCCGCTCGCGATCGGCGGCATCCTGCTCTGCTTCGCCGCCTGGTGGATCTACTTCGCCGCACCGATCCACGAGCACCTGCGCTCCAACCGGCAGGCGTTCCTCTGGGGTTACGGCCACTACCTGATCTTCGGTTCGGCGGCCGCGATCGGCGCGGGGCTGGAGGTCGCGGTCGAGTCCGCGGTGGGCGTCGCGCACATCTCGGCCGTAGCGGCGACCGCGGCCGTCACCGTGCCGGCCGCGCTGTACCTGGTCACCGTCTGGGCGCTGCACTCGCGGCACAGCAAGACCGGAGCCGCGCAGTGGGTGCTGCCGGTCGCCGCGGTGGTGGTGCTGGCCTGCACCGCGCTCGGCGCGTCGGGGGTGCTCGCGGCCGGGCTGGTCGGGGCCGGGACGGTCGCGGTGGGGGTCTGGCTGCACAGCCGCGAGTAG
- a CDS encoding pentapeptide repeat-containing protein — translation MPLADQPYAHLLRPHPGPLRRDERYDTAHFERLDLEQVQAGGALFLECAFTDVTFSEAKLRQARFNETWWERCRLVASELVESEWQDTTVQGGLFAGVSAYGAQLRRMTVRQCKLESVNLRGAVLRDVVFEDCQLRDVDFGGAKLTGVSFPGSSLDEVRFGGATLARTDLRGASRLGLPDGHEGLRGAVISATQLIELAPQFAQALGVQVRD, via the coding sequence GTGCCGCTCGCCGACCAGCCCTACGCCCACCTGCTGCGGCCGCACCCCGGCCCGCTGCGCCGCGACGAGCGCTACGACACCGCGCACTTCGAGCGCCTCGACCTGGAGCAGGTGCAGGCCGGCGGCGCGCTCTTCCTGGAGTGCGCGTTCACCGACGTCACCTTCAGCGAGGCGAAGCTGCGGCAGGCCAGGTTCAACGAGACCTGGTGGGAGCGCTGCCGGCTGGTGGCCAGCGAGCTGGTGGAGAGCGAGTGGCAGGACACCACCGTGCAGGGCGGCCTCTTCGCCGGGGTCTCCGCGTACGGCGCGCAGTTGCGACGGATGACGGTGCGTCAGTGCAAGCTGGAGTCGGTGAACCTGCGCGGGGCGGTGCTGCGCGACGTGGTCTTCGAGGACTGCCAGCTGCGCGACGTGGACTTCGGCGGCGCCAAGCTGACCGGCGTGAGCTTTCCGGGCAGTTCGCTGGATGAGGTCAGGTTCGGCGGTGCCACGCTCGCTCGGACGGACCTGCGCGGGGCGAGCCGGCTGGGGCTGCCGGACGGCCACGAGGGGCTGCGCGGCGCGGTCATCTCCGCCACCCAGCTGATCGAGCTGGCCCCGCAGTTCGCCCAGGCCCTGGGCGTGCAGGTGCGCGACTGA
- a CDS encoding phosphocholine-specific phospholipase C codes for MTELSRRTFMAASATAAAGVAVAGTVGATGAVGATGAIGAPAVASTAKLTSTGTITDAQHVVILMQENRSFDHYFGTLRGVRGFADRSAIQIAGGYSVFNQPNSATARQYPWAFNPANTGAGSSAETTAQCNGDLSHAWSDQHKAWNSGKMDSWVAAKGTVRTMGYLQRSDIPFHYALADNWTVCDAYHCSVLSATGPNRTYHWSGMIDPTGTAGGPAYDGGDESGLSWQTYAEALENAGVSWKVYQNAADNFGDNALAYFKQFAGAPAGSDLAVKGMGSVPKVTGRTPDDIAAAIKADVLAGTLPQVSWIVADQQSSEHPYATPEDGAHFVNMVINALNADPNVFNSTILLLNYDENDGFFDHVPPPVAPAGTAGEFYSSVNIGMGFRVPLVAISPWSRGGWVNSQVFDHTSVLRFLEVWTAAIGKPAQCANISAWRRKVAGDLTGVFDFAHPVYGLPSLPDTSQTIGLTTCGPMANPSPTNNALPAQESGTRPARALPYQPNANLDHLELDSSTVMKVWLKMDNGGSQSTHFAAYANAFRSGGPWQYTIDPGGSTSDFFNCGSGYGNGPYDLSVVGPNRFLRRFQGDTTKAGKTLLVTASYAAAPDTGELALWFKLANNGTSTVTFTITSNHYRTDGPWTYTVAAGQSVSDYFNAVAYNSGWYDFTVTVSSDSSFAQRFTGHLESGAASITG; via the coding sequence ATGACAGAGCTGAGTCGCAGGACGTTCATGGCCGCATCCGCCACCGCGGCGGCGGGCGTCGCCGTGGCCGGGACGGTCGGCGCGACCGGCGCGGTCGGTGCTACCGGTGCGATCGGTGCACCGGCCGTCGCGAGCACCGCGAAGCTCACCAGCACGGGCACCATCACCGATGCCCAGCACGTCGTGATCCTGATGCAGGAGAACCGCAGCTTCGACCACTACTTCGGCACCCTGCGGGGCGTGCGCGGTTTCGCCGACCGCAGCGCGATCCAGATCGCCGGCGGCTACAGCGTCTTCAACCAGCCCAACAGCGCCACCGCCCGCCAGTACCCGTGGGCCTTCAACCCCGCCAACACGGGCGCCGGTTCGAGCGCGGAGACTACCGCGCAGTGCAATGGCGATCTTTCGCACGCCTGGTCCGATCAGCACAAGGCGTGGAACAGCGGCAAGATGGACTCCTGGGTCGCCGCCAAGGGCACCGTGCGCACGATGGGGTACCTGCAGCGCTCCGACATCCCGTTCCACTACGCGCTGGCCGACAACTGGACCGTCTGCGACGCCTACCACTGCTCGGTGTTGAGCGCGACCGGCCCGAACCGCACCTACCACTGGTCCGGCATGATCGACCCGACCGGCACGGCGGGCGGCCCGGCCTACGACGGCGGCGACGAGTCCGGCCTGAGCTGGCAGACCTACGCCGAGGCGCTGGAGAACGCCGGCGTCAGCTGGAAGGTCTACCAGAACGCCGCCGACAACTTCGGCGACAACGCCCTGGCCTACTTCAAGCAGTTCGCGGGCGCCCCCGCCGGCAGTGACCTGGCGGTCAAGGGCATGGGCTCGGTGCCGAAGGTCACCGGCCGCACGCCGGACGACATCGCGGCCGCGATCAAGGCCGACGTGCTGGCCGGCACGCTGCCCCAGGTCTCCTGGATCGTCGCCGACCAGCAGTCCTCGGAGCACCCGTACGCCACCCCCGAGGACGGCGCGCACTTCGTCAACATGGTGATCAACGCGCTGAACGCGGACCCCAACGTCTTCAACTCGACCATCCTGCTGCTCAACTACGACGAGAACGACGGCTTCTTCGACCACGTGCCGCCGCCGGTCGCGCCCGCCGGCACCGCGGGCGAGTTCTACAGCTCGGTCAACATCGGCATGGGTTTCCGGGTCCCGCTGGTCGCCATCTCCCCCTGGAGCCGCGGCGGTTGGGTCAACTCCCAGGTCTTCGACCATACCTCGGTGCTGCGCTTCCTGGAGGTCTGGACGGCCGCCATCGGCAAGCCGGCCCAGTGCGCCAACATCAGCGCCTGGCGCCGCAAGGTCGCCGGTGACCTGACCGGCGTCTTCGACTTCGCGCACCCCGTCTACGGGCTGCCCTCGCTGCCCGACACCTCGCAGACGATCGGCCTGACCACCTGTGGCCCGATGGCCAACCCCTCGCCGACCAACAACGCGCTGCCCGCCCAGGAGTCCGGCACCCGCCCGGCCCGCGCGCTGCCCTACCAGCCGAACGCCAACCTGGACCACCTGGAGCTGGACAGCTCCACGGTGATGAAGGTCTGGCTGAAGATGGACAACGGCGGCAGCCAGAGCACCCACTTCGCCGCCTACGCCAACGCGTTCCGCAGCGGCGGCCCGTGGCAGTACACGATCGACCCGGGCGGCAGCACCAGCGACTTCTTCAACTGCGGCTCCGGCTACGGCAACGGACCCTACGACCTGAGCGTGGTGGGCCCCAACCGCTTCCTGCGCCGCTTCCAGGGCGACACCACCAAGGCGGGCAAGACCCTCCTGGTCACCGCCTCCTACGCCGCCGCGCCGGACACCGGCGAGCTCGCCCTCTGGTTCAAACTCGCCAACAACGGCACCAGTACGGTGACGTTCACCATCACCTCGAACCACTACCGCACCGACGGCCCCTGGACCTACACCGTGGCGGCCGGCCAGAGCGTGAGCGACTACTTCAACGCCGTCGCCTACAACAGCGGCTGGTACGACTTCACGGTGACGGTGAGCTCGGACAGCAGCTTCGCCCAGCGCTTCACCGGGCACCTGGAGAGCGGCGCGGCGAGCATCACCGGCTGA